In Blautia wexlerae DSM 19850, a single window of DNA contains:
- a CDS encoding MATE family efflux transporter → MKQALDTRTKLLTKSPWPLMIELSIPAVLGMVVVGLYNMMDSIFVGQMVGDVQMGAISVSYPLTLINAGSAAMLGVGSASVLSRAIGKKDENTIKKIMGNLVAMVLLLSVIYTVVGMVFTRQLLSLTGASDNILNYAEKYLRIIFAGSLFVNFFQSANMVIRGEGQLKKAMTIIASGAILNIILDPIFISILNPYGMGIEAAAYATIFSQFVQAAITLWYFKKKSPHVKIGRIRIDGELLPQVLSVGVSALLMQILTLVQQTVIYRVASNYGGETSQLLLGAALRFWNFSFVPLWGISQGFQPAAGTNYGAKDYDRVKTLTRVFITAATLLSLVFYIPAELFPEKILSMFLTTPGIAASGATNFRIMFSTYVLQGSFMIAVTLFQSLGKAKKATWLVLFRQIILFIPLCVVLPMIGGMGIRGVWLAIALTDAILVVITVSMMLYEFGKLPETSSVNR, encoded by the coding sequence ATGAAACAGGCACTTGACACAAGAACAAAGCTCTTAACAAAAAGCCCCTGGCCGCTGATGATTGAACTTAGCATCCCTGCGGTTCTTGGCATGGTGGTCGTTGGGCTTTATAACATGATGGATTCCATCTTTGTCGGCCAGATGGTCGGTGACGTGCAGATGGGAGCCATATCGGTATCCTATCCCTTGACGCTTATCAATGCCGGTTCAGCGGCCATGCTGGGCGTGGGTTCTGCATCGGTACTGTCCCGCGCTATCGGCAAGAAGGATGAAAACACAATTAAGAAGATCATGGGCAACCTGGTTGCTATGGTTCTTCTGCTGTCCGTTATCTATACAGTGGTAGGCATGGTGTTCACCCGCCAGCTTTTGTCCCTGACCGGAGCCAGCGACAACATTTTGAATTATGCGGAAAAATATTTACGGATTATCTTTGCCGGTTCCTTGTTTGTAAACTTTTTTCAAAGTGCAAACATGGTCATTCGCGGAGAAGGCCAGCTTAAAAAGGCAATGACGATTATTGCCAGCGGCGCTATTTTGAATATCATTCTTGACCCTATTTTTATCAGTATCCTGAATCCCTACGGTATGGGCATTGAGGCGGCTGCTTATGCAACGATTTTCTCCCAGTTTGTCCAGGCTGCAATTACGCTGTGGTATTTCAAGAAAAAAAGTCCTCATGTGAAGATTGGGCGCATCCGCATTGACGGAGAACTGCTTCCCCAGGTTCTTTCTGTCGGGGTATCTGCTCTGTTGATGCAGATTCTGACCTTGGTACAGCAGACAGTGATCTATCGTGTGGCATCGAACTATGGCGGGGAAACTTCACAGCTTCTTTTAGGTGCGGCGCTCCGCTTCTGGAATTTCTCTTTCGTTCCTCTGTGGGGGATCAGTCAGGGATTCCAGCCTGCCGCCGGTACAAACTATGGTGCAAAGGACTATGACCGGGTAAAGACGCTGACCAGGGTTTTTATTACTGCTGCAACGCTGCTGTCGCTGGTGTTCTATATTCCTGCCGAGCTGTTTCCAGAGAAGATTTTATCCATGTTCCTGACAACGCCGGGTATCGCGGCATCGGGTGCAACCAACTTCCGTATCATGTTCAGCACTTATGTCCTGCAAGGCAGCTTTATGATTGCCGTAACCCTGTTCCAGTCTTTGGGCAAGGCGAAAAAGGCAACTTGGCTGGTGCTGTTCCGCCAGATTATTCTGTTTATTCCTCTCTGCGTGGTTCTTCCGATGATCGGCGGCATGGGTATTCGTGGCGTATGGCTGGCGATTGCTCTGACAGATGCAATTCTGGTGGTTATTACCGTTTCTATGATGCTTTATGAGTTTGGCAAGCTGCCGGAGACTTCTTCCGTAAATCGGTGA
- a CDS encoding TnpV protein — MPNRLTNLVSTDEEPHYGKYGMLRRTYLKEHRPAMYSLYMLEDRLTEHLNTVDDEAQERMDILVRQMMERQGITEELKVCDQMEWVRAVNGIRNMAEEIVLKELVYI; from the coding sequence ATGCCTAATCGCTTGACGAATCTTGTCAGTACAGATGAAGAACCGCATTATGGAAAATATGGAATGCTACGGAGAACATATCTGAAAGAGCATCGTCCGGCAATGTATTCACTGTATATGTTGGAAGACAGACTGACAGAACATCTGAATACTGTGGACGATGAAGCACAGGAGAGAATGGATATTCTGGTGCGTCAGATGATGGAGAGGCAGGGCATTACGGAAGAATTGAAAGTTTGTGATCAGATGGAATGGGTCAGAGCGGTAAATGGTATTCGTAATATGGCAGAAGAGATTGTGTTAAAAGAATTGGTGTATATTTAA
- a CDS encoding FeoA family protein, with protein MYLCDGKIGNEYKVEDIDLPVNIEKRLEALGMTRGTSIAVLNSKSRGVLIVKVRGTRFALGRNITKNILVG; from the coding sequence ATGTATCTTTGCGATGGAAAAATAGGAAATGAATATAAAGTTGAGGATATTGATCTGCCTGTCAATATAGAAAAGCGTTTGGAGGCCCTTGGGATGACCCGTGGAACCTCTATCGCTGTTCTGAACAGCAAAAGTCGGGGTGTCCTGATTGTGAAAGTCAGGGGAACACGCTTTGCACTTGGGCGCAATATCACAAAGAATATTTTAGTGGGGTAA
- a CDS encoding RNA-guided endonuclease TnpB family protein — MRKINRAVKIRIYPNKEQITQIEKTIGCSRFLYNRMLADKIRHYQEEKKMLKNTPAGYKKEYPWLKEVDSLALANVQLNLEGAFRKFFREPGVGFPHYKSKKHSRKSYTTNMVNGNICLQDRFLKLPKMQPVKIKLHRMIQEGWKLKSVTVSREPSGKYFASLLFDCENQTVEKRQAEKFLGMDFAMHGMCVFSTGERAGYPMFYRNAEKKLAREQRKLSRCEKGSRNYQKQKKKVALSHEKIKNQRKDFQHKLSHSLAEDYDAVCVEDLNLKGIAGGLHFGKGIQDNGYGQFLSMLGYKLEERGKYLIKVDRYFASSKICSVCGHKKKELALSERTYLCECGNRMDRDVNAAVNILEEGKRIYKKCA, encoded by the coding sequence GTGAGAAAGATAAACCGGGCAGTAAAAATAAGGATCTATCCAAATAAAGAACAGATAACCCAGATAGAGAAGACGATCGGCTGCAGTCGTTTTCTCTATAACCGGATGCTTGCGGATAAGATCCGTCATTATCAGGAAGAAAAAAAGATGCTGAAAAATACGCCGGCCGGATATAAAAAAGAATATCCATGGCTGAAAGAGGTAGATTCTCTTGCGCTGGCGAATGTACAGTTAAATCTGGAAGGGGCTTTCCGGAAATTTTTCCGGGAACCGGGAGTGGGATTTCCGCATTATAAATCAAAAAAACATTCGCGGAAATCCTATACAACGAATATGGTAAATGGGAATATCTGTCTGCAGGACAGGTTCCTGAAACTGCCAAAGATGCAGCCGGTAAAAATAAAACTCCACCGTATGATCCAGGAGGGATGGAAGCTGAAATCAGTGACTGTGAGCAGGGAACCGTCCGGAAAATATTTTGCCAGCCTGCTGTTCGACTGTGAAAACCAAACAGTGGAGAAAAGACAGGCGGAAAAATTCCTGGGGATGGATTTTGCCATGCATGGGATGTGTGTATTTTCTACCGGTGAAAGAGCCGGATATCCCATGTTTTACCGGAATGCAGAGAAAAAACTTGCCCGGGAACAGAGAAAACTTTCCAGATGTGAAAAGGGCAGCCGTAACTATCAGAAACAGAAGAAAAAGGTTGCATTATCTCATGAAAAGATAAAGAACCAGAGGAAGGATTTCCAGCATAAGCTCAGCCACAGCCTTGCAGAAGACTATGACGCGGTATGTGTGGAGGATCTGAACCTGAAGGGGATAGCCGGAGGCCTGCATTTCGGAAAAGGGATACAGGATAACGGATACGGTCAGTTCCTTTCCATGCTTGGATATAAGCTGGAAGAACGTGGAAAATATCTGATAAAAGTAGACAGATATTTTGCATCCAGCAAGATATGCAGTGTATGCGGGCATAAAAAGAAAGAGCTGGCATTATCAGAACGGACATACCTGTGCGAATGTGGAAACCGGATGGACCGGGATGTGAATGCGGCGGTCAATATTCTGGAAGAAGGAAAAAGAATATATAAAAAATGTGCATAA
- a CDS encoding MATE family efflux transporter, protein MSKDEYLITDAPLKALTVFAMPMILGSFFQQVYNMADSIIVGQFVGSSALAAVGACAALTNVFICVALGAGVGAGVLVSRYFGAQNYSKMKTIVSTSLISFLILSILLGVFGFVFSHFMMSLLQTPADILDEAVLYLRVYFVGFPFLFMYNILSTMFNSIGESKIPLGLLIFSSVLNIVMDLWMVAGLGLGVFGAALATLIAQGISAVFSLLIFFNRMRRYKSRFNWFDRQELHSMLRIAVPSVLQQSTVSIGMMIVQAVVNPFGTQALAGYAATMRVENVFSLIFVSIGNAVSPYVSQNLGAKKIERIKKGYHAALVLDLCFAVLAFIVIETLHTPISSLFLGKDGTALAYQVSGDYMKWLGYFFIFMGIKMATDGVLRGLGIMRPFLIANMVNLAIRLSVALIFAPRYGIAFVWLAVPAGWLANFLISYGALRKSWPVDEGVSFR, encoded by the coding sequence ATGTCAAAAGATGAATATTTAATCACAGATGCCCCTCTTAAAGCACTGACTGTTTTTGCAATGCCTATGATTCTGGGCAGCTTCTTTCAACAAGTATATAATATGGCTGATTCCATTATCGTAGGTCAGTTTGTGGGATCCTCTGCACTTGCGGCAGTTGGAGCCTGTGCCGCTTTGACCAATGTTTTCATCTGTGTGGCTTTGGGAGCCGGTGTAGGAGCAGGTGTACTTGTGAGCCGCTATTTTGGAGCTCAGAATTATAGCAAAATGAAAACAATTGTGTCAACATCGTTGATCAGTTTTCTGATTCTGAGTATACTTCTGGGGGTTTTTGGCTTTGTTTTTTCTCATTTTATGATGAGTTTATTACAAACACCTGCTGACATACTGGATGAAGCGGTACTGTATCTGCGTGTTTATTTTGTGGGATTTCCCTTTCTGTTTATGTACAATATCCTTTCAACGATGTTCAATTCCATCGGTGAATCGAAGATTCCGCTGGGCCTTTTGATATTTTCTTCTGTTTTGAATATTGTTATGGATCTTTGGATGGTGGCAGGTTTAGGGCTGGGTGTGTTCGGTGCCGCCCTTGCAACTCTCATTGCGCAGGGGATTTCCGCAGTGTTTTCGCTTTTGATTTTCTTTAACCGGATGCGTCGATATAAAAGCCGCTTTAACTGGTTTGACAGGCAGGAGTTACATTCCATGCTTCGTATTGCAGTACCATCGGTTCTTCAGCAATCCACAGTGTCAATTGGTATGATGATCGTACAGGCGGTTGTAAATCCCTTCGGTACACAGGCGCTGGCAGGTTATGCGGCAACCATGAGAGTAGAGAATGTTTTTTCACTGATATTTGTATCCATTGGAAATGCGGTTTCGCCCTATGTTTCCCAGAATCTTGGAGCAAAGAAAATTGAACGTATTAAAAAAGGATATCACGCTGCACTGGTGTTAGATCTGTGTTTCGCAGTCCTTGCTTTCATAGTCATTGAAACACTGCACACCCCAATTTCTTCCTTATTCCTTGGAAAAGATGGAACCGCTCTGGCATATCAGGTGTCCGGGGATTATATGAAATGGCTGGGATATTTCTTTATTTTTATGGGTATTAAGATGGCAACAGATGGAGTTCTTCGTGGACTTGGAATTATGCGGCCGTTTCTCATTGCCAATATGGTAAACCTTGCCATTCGGCTGTCAGTTGCCTTGATTTTTGCACCGCGTTATGGAATTGCATTTGTCTGGCTTGCTGTACCGGCCGGATGGCTTGCGAATTTTCTGATCTCCTATGGGGCACTTAGAAAATCATGGCCGGTTGATGAAGGAGTTTCATTCCGGTAA
- the feoB gene encoding ferrous iron transport protein B codes for MRENLTIGFIGNPNCGKTTLFNAYTGANLKVANWPGVTVEKVEGAIKDHDLNIRLVDLPGTYSLTSYTMEEQVSRQFILSDEVDVIIDVADASALERNLYLTLQLLELGKPVVLALNMMDIVEKRGMEIDTHRLPEMLGIPVIPVSARKRTGLDVLLHAAAHHKDCKDPECLIHHHKYTPKHRHDHHSEYAMVYSDAIEDKIDLIMAELKRKYPNLSNYRWHAIKLLEQDKEISARYPVNMPDVIDRNYESDIINEKYDFIEEIIREILVNKDRQDALTEKADRVLTHKFWSIPIFLVVMAAVFFLTFTIGDWLKGFLELGIESLSALISDGLIAVGVNEVLRSLLVDGIIAGVGGILTFLPNIFILFLALAFLEDSGYMARVAYVMEGIMSKLGLSGRAFIPMILGFGCTVPAIMASRSLENRRDRFKVMLITPFMSCSARLPIYILFAEMFFQERAMLVAYSMYLIGLVVAILVAAIIHLIDRRKSENYLLIELPEYKAPSARTVAIYVWEKVKDYLTKAGTTIFVASILMWVILNFGPHGYTMEMADSFGSILGHWLVPIFAPIGLGFWQIAVALIAGISAKEVVVSSCAVLFGIPNINSGAGMDTLVGILGAAGFGQLNAFCLMIFCLLYVPCAAALATIRKESGSTRWMLFSALFQLVVAWAVTFVVYRVGLLL; via the coding sequence ATGAGAGAAAATTTGACTATCGGCTTCATCGGAAATCCGAACTGCGGAAAGACAACACTTTTCAATGCTTACACCGGTGCAAATCTGAAAGTGGCAAACTGGCCAGGTGTAACCGTTGAGAAAGTAGAGGGTGCCATTAAAGACCATGATCTGAATATTCGACTGGTCGATCTTCCTGGCACTTACAGCCTGACCTCCTACACAATGGAAGAACAGGTATCCAGACAGTTTATACTAAGCGATGAAGTCGATGTGATTATTGATGTTGCGGACGCTTCCGCTCTGGAGCGAAACCTATACTTAACTTTGCAGCTTTTGGAGCTGGGCAAGCCGGTTGTGCTGGCGCTGAACATGATGGACATTGTGGAAAAGCGCGGCATGGAGATTGACACACACAGACTGCCGGAAATGCTGGGCATCCCGGTCATTCCAGTTTCAGCCAGAAAACGGACAGGACTGGATGTGCTGCTTCATGCAGCCGCGCACCATAAAGACTGTAAAGATCCGGAGTGTCTGATTCATCATCATAAATATACTCCAAAACACCGGCACGACCACCATTCAGAATACGCAATGGTTTACAGTGATGCTATTGAGGACAAGATTGATCTTATCATGGCAGAGCTGAAGCGGAAATATCCGAACCTGTCCAATTACCGCTGGCACGCCATTAAGCTGCTGGAGCAGGATAAGGAAATCTCTGCACGTTATCCGGTCAATATGCCGGATGTGATCGACCGGAACTATGAATCCGACATTATCAATGAGAAGTATGATTTTATTGAGGAAATCATCAGGGAGATTCTGGTCAATAAGGATCGTCAAGACGCTTTGACGGAAAAGGCAGACCGTGTATTGACGCATAAGTTTTGGAGCATCCCGATTTTCCTCGTTGTCATGGCGGCGGTGTTCTTCCTGACCTTTACCATTGGCGATTGGCTGAAAGGATTCCTGGAATTAGGAATTGAGAGCCTGTCGGCATTGATAAGCGATGGACTGATTGCTGTCGGGGTCAATGAAGTGCTGCGCTCCCTGCTGGTAGACGGCATCATCGCCGGTGTGGGCGGTATCCTGACTTTCCTGCCGAACATTTTCATTCTGTTTCTGGCATTGGCTTTTCTGGAGGACAGCGGATATATGGCCCGTGTTGCGTATGTCATGGAAGGGATTATGAGCAAGCTGGGACTTTCCGGACGGGCATTTATCCCCATGATTTTGGGATTTGGCTGCACTGTTCCGGCAATCATGGCTTCACGGTCTTTGGAAAACCGGCGTGATCGTTTTAAGGTCATGTTGATTACGCCCTTTATGAGTTGCAGCGCCCGTCTGCCAATCTACATCTTGTTTGCCGAGATGTTCTTTCAGGAACGCGCCATGCTCGTGGCCTATTCCATGTACCTGATCGGCCTGGTGGTCGCTATCCTGGTAGCGGCGATCATCCATTTGATTGACCGGAGAAAATCGGAAAATTATCTGCTGATTGAGCTGCCGGAATATAAGGCCCCCAGCGCCAGAACTGTGGCAATCTATGTATGGGAAAAGGTAAAGGACTACCTTACCAAAGCAGGTACTACCATCTTTGTAGCATCTATCCTTATGTGGGTGATCCTGAACTTTGGGCCGCATGGCTATACTATGGAAATGGCAGACAGCTTCGGGTCTATCCTGGGCCATTGGCTTGTACCGATCTTTGCACCGATTGGACTGGGATTCTGGCAGATAGCGGTTGCTCTGATTGCTGGCATCTCTGCAAAAGAGGTTGTGGTGTCCAGTTGTGCCGTTCTGTTTGGGATTCCCAATATCAACTCCGGCGCGGGAATGGATACATTGGTCGGCATCCTGGGTGCAGCCGGTTTTGGACAGCTCAATGCGTTTTGCCTGATGATTTTCTGCCTGCTTTACGTTCCCTGTGCAGCGGCCCTGGCTACAATTCGCAAGGAATCCGGCAGTACAAGGTGGATGCTGTTCTCGGCCCTGTTCCAGTTGGTTGTGGCCTGGGCTGTTACTTTTGTGGTTTATCGTGTTGGACTTTTGCTGTGA
- a CDS encoding Lrp/AsnC family transcriptional regulator, which translates to MYLDGLDELDQKIIRLLIENARISYSDIGEETGISRVAVKARIQALEKRGVIEEYTTIINPQKISGAVSCYFEIETKPEYLAQVTDILYKNDTVSQIYRVTGRDRLHVHAVASSGDEMEYFLHNVIDTLPGIISCSCNMILSRIKDIKGLRL; encoded by the coding sequence ATGTACCTGGACGGTTTAGATGAGCTGGATCAGAAGATTATCCGGCTGCTTATAGAAAACGCACGTATCTCTTACTCTGATATCGGTGAAGAAACCGGTATTTCCAGAGTGGCAGTAAAAGCCCGTATCCAGGCTTTGGAGAAAAGAGGCGTAATCGAAGAATATACAACAATTATTAATCCGCAAAAAATCAGTGGGGCTGTATCATGCTATTTTGAAATTGAAACAAAACCGGAGTACCTGGCGCAGGTGACAGATATATTGTACAAAAATGATACAGTCTCACAGATTTACCGTGTCACAGGAAGAGACAGGCTTCATGTACATGCCGTTGCTTCATCAGGTGATGAAATGGAGTACTTCCTGCACAATGTCATTGATACACTGCCTGGCATTATCAGCTGCAGTTGCAATATGATCTTATCACGCATTAAAGATATTAAAGGATTACGGCTATAA
- a CDS encoding helix-turn-helix domain-containing protein → MRKNYIIKDARRILAEQIRDNGMNTMNKNPITNATGLSAIIPKDNDGYCTVYKMDCEDGLGLMTVYQVYPGIQLIYNDFEATSCYWDGTIDKNVLEINHCREGREGSVLQSGSCLYLGEGDLSIHTMDNCASEMAFPLRHYRGISVVLDLELVSQNPPGILAESGIGIADFKNKFCADGSCFVMRAKDEIEHIFSELYSVPDRLQKPYFMLKVQELLLFLCMVDVNKEKQRELYTSPQVEIVRDIHKRLISNLQERPTIEELSKEYLINTATLKDTFKGVYGQPIGTYMKVYRMKQAAALLRQTQATIAEIASQVGYENQSKFATAFRDVMKIAPAEYRKQNSGD, encoded by the coding sequence ATGAGAAAAAACTATATAATAAAAGACGCCAGGAGAATCCTGGCAGAACAAATACGAGATAACGGAATGAATACTATGAACAAAAACCCTATCACCAATGCTACGGGGTTATCTGCGATTATTCCAAAAGATAATGACGGATATTGCACCGTCTATAAAATGGACTGTGAGGATGGCCTGGGGCTTATGACAGTCTATCAGGTTTATCCCGGTATCCAGCTTATTTACAATGATTTTGAAGCAACGAGTTGTTATTGGGACGGAACCATTGATAAGAATGTGCTGGAGATCAATCATTGCCGGGAAGGGCGTGAAGGGAGCGTATTGCAAAGCGGTTCCTGCCTGTACCTCGGAGAAGGGGATCTTTCCATTCATACAATGGATAACTGTGCTTCTGAAATGGCCTTTCCTTTGAGACATTATCGCGGAATCTCAGTAGTGCTTGATCTGGAGCTGGTTTCTCAAAATCCGCCTGGAATCCTCGCCGAGAGCGGTATTGGTATTGCAGATTTCAAAAACAAATTTTGTGCCGATGGCTCATGCTTTGTCATGCGGGCCAAGGATGAGATTGAGCATATCTTTTCTGAACTGTATTCCGTACCGGATCGCCTGCAAAAGCCATACTTCATGCTGAAGGTGCAGGAGCTTCTCTTATTCTTGTGTATGGTGGATGTAAATAAAGAAAAGCAGCGAGAGTTATATACTTCTCCCCAGGTGGAGATTGTACGGGACATTCACAAGCGGCTTATCTCCAACTTGCAGGAACGGCCAACGATTGAGGAACTTTCCAAAGAGTATCTTATCAATACGGCAACCTTAAAGGATACGTTCAAGGGAGTTTATGGACAGCCCATTGGAACCTATATGAAAGTGTACCGCATGAAACAGGCCGCTGCTCTGCTTCGTCAGACGCAGGCAACCATAGCAGAAATTGCCAGCCAGGTTGGATATGAGAATCAGAGTAAATTTGCAACAGCATTTCGAGATGTCATGAAGATTGCACCGGCTGAATACCGGAAACAAAATAGTGGCGATTGA
- a CDS encoding FeoB-associated Cys-rich membrane protein, which yields MLVTGIILIGIVFYAIWAVRKIHKNRKNGSCCSGSCSGCVGKEYCSK from the coding sequence ATGCTTGTTACTGGTATAATCCTTATCGGGATTGTTTTCTATGCAATATGGGCTGTGCGAAAAATCCATAAGAACCGCAAAAATGGTTCTTGTTGTAGCGGCAGTTGTTCCGGTTGTGTAGGAAAGGAATATTGCAGCAAATAA
- a CDS encoding metal-sensing transcriptional repressor — protein MKAKKGDIVHKLKIARGQIDGILQMVEENRYCVDISNQLLATQALLKSANQQILQAHIRSCVREALQTDAVNPKLEEALKLLEKMIQ, from the coding sequence ATGAAGGCCAAGAAAGGCGATATTGTTCACAAGCTAAAAATCGCCAGAGGACAAATTGACGGTATCCTGCAAATGGTTGAGGAAAATCGCTATTGCGTGGATATTTCCAATCAGCTTCTTGCTACACAGGCGTTATTAAAAAGCGCCAATCAGCAGATTTTGCAAGCCCATATACGAAGCTGCGTCCGGGAGGCCCTGCAAACGGACGCCGTAAATCCAAAACTTGAGGAAGCCCTGAAACTACTGGAAAAAATGATACAGTAA